Proteins from a genomic interval of Erwinia sp. SLM-02:
- the allC gene encoding allantoate deiminase has translation MKDFRQEITDISGKLSKIGADPTGGMTRLLYTKEWVEAQKTLKNIFETAGFTASHDATGNLFARLTGSKYPGQTIMTGSHIDTVVNGGNLDGQFGIEASFLAANYLKNTYGPPLRSLEVIAMAEEEGSRFPYVFWGSKNIFGLARRQDVENISDAKGVNFVDAMRQAGFDFRAEDCPLRNDIAAFVEIHIEQGKVLETEGKTIGVVTSIVGQRRYDIRLKGESNHAGTTPMGYRRDTVYAFSRICTESIAKAHAEGDPLVLTFGKVEPKPNTVNVVPGFTHFTMDCRHTDADTLVRFTEEIEADMRRICDEMGIEIEIDRWMDETPIPMDKLLVECVSHLCEKNKVNYRLIHSGAGHDSQIFSPRVPTVMIFVPSIDGISHNPAEKTHLDDLAEGVKVLAHTLYQLAWTEEGGSL, from the coding sequence ATGAAAGATTTCCGACAAGAAATAACCGATATCTCCGGCAAATTGTCAAAAATTGGTGCCGATCCTACCGGCGGCATGACGCGTCTGCTGTACACCAAAGAGTGGGTTGAGGCGCAAAAAACGCTCAAGAATATCTTCGAAACCGCCGGATTTACCGCTTCACATGATGCAACAGGAAACCTCTTTGCCCGCCTGACCGGGTCGAAATATCCCGGGCAGACCATTATGACCGGCTCCCATATTGATACCGTGGTCAACGGCGGCAACCTCGACGGCCAGTTCGGTATTGAAGCCTCTTTCCTGGCGGCGAACTACCTGAAGAACACCTACGGCCCGCCGCTGCGTTCGCTGGAGGTGATTGCCATGGCCGAAGAGGAAGGCAGCCGCTTCCCTTACGTCTTCTGGGGCAGCAAAAATATCTTCGGCCTGGCGCGCCGTCAGGATGTGGAAAATATCAGCGATGCCAAAGGCGTGAACTTTGTTGACGCCATGCGCCAGGCGGGCTTTGACTTCCGCGCGGAAGATTGTCCGCTGCGCAACGACATCGCCGCCTTCGTTGAAATCCACATCGAGCAGGGCAAAGTGCTGGAAACCGAAGGGAAAACCATCGGCGTGGTCACCAGCATCGTCGGCCAGCGCCGTTACGATATCCGCCTGAAGGGTGAATCCAACCATGCGGGCACGACGCCAATGGGCTATCGCCGCGATACGGTCTACGCCTTCAGCCGCATCTGTACCGAATCCATCGCTAAAGCGCATGCAGAGGGCGATCCGCTGGTGCTGACCTTCGGCAAGGTTGAGCCGAAACCGAACACCGTTAACGTGGTTCCCGGCTTTACCCACTTTACGATGGACTGCCGCCATACCGACGCGGATACCCTGGTGCGCTTTACGGAAGAAATTGAAGCAGATATGCGCCGCATCTGCGATGAAATGGGCATTGAAATTGAGATCGACCGCTGGATGGATGAAACCCCGATCCCGATGGATAAGCTGCTGGTCGAGTGCGTCAGCCATCTGTGCGAGAAGAACAAGGTCAACTACCGCCTGATCCACAGCGGCGCAGGGCATGATTCGCAGATTTTCTCTCCGCGCGTGCCAACGGTGATGATCTTTGTGCCCAGCATTGACGGCATCAGCCATAACCCGGCGGAAAAAACCCATCTCGATGACCTGGCGGAAGGGGTGAAAGTCCTCGCCCATACGCTTTATCAACTCGCCTGGACCGAAGAGGGAGGCAGCCTGTGA
- the allD gene encoding ureidoglycolate dehydrogenase, with protein sequence MKVSKQELYQLIRNKIHSAGLSQEHAGIVADVLVHADARGIHSHGAVRVEYYSERISKGGTNNQPHFTFEKTGPCSAIFDGDNGAGHVASKLAMDRAIEMAKENGVAVVGVRRIGHSGALSYFVQQASKAGMIGISVCQSDPMVVPYGGADVYYGTNPIAFSAPAEGDENITFDMATTVQAWGKVLDARSRNVPIPDTWAVDAEGQHTTDPFAVSGLLPIAGPKGYGLMMMVDILSGILLGLPFGKHVSSMYHDLSAGRELGQLHIVLNPAYFTNESSFRKNISQVMKELNEVKPAPGVEKVLYPGQGSHLREIESDRDGIDIVDEIYQYLVSDDIYQKSYDHKDPFAS encoded by the coding sequence ATGAAAGTCTCTAAGCAGGAATTATATCAACTTATTCGGAATAAAATACATTCTGCCGGATTAAGCCAGGAACATGCCGGTATCGTCGCGGATGTTCTGGTACACGCTGATGCACGCGGCATCCACTCTCACGGAGCGGTGAGGGTTGAATACTACTCAGAGCGCATCAGCAAGGGAGGCACCAACAACCAGCCTCATTTCACCTTTGAAAAGACCGGGCCATGCAGCGCCATTTTTGACGGCGATAACGGTGCCGGGCACGTTGCCTCGAAGCTGGCCATGGATCGCGCCATCGAAATGGCGAAAGAAAACGGTGTGGCGGTGGTCGGCGTGCGCCGCATCGGCCACAGCGGCGCACTCTCCTACTTTGTGCAGCAGGCGTCAAAAGCCGGGATGATTGGGATTTCAGTCTGCCAGTCCGACCCTATGGTCGTTCCTTACGGCGGCGCGGACGTCTACTACGGCACCAACCCGATTGCCTTCTCTGCGCCGGCGGAAGGCGACGAGAACATTACCTTTGATATGGCCACCACCGTGCAGGCGTGGGGCAAAGTGCTGGATGCCCGTTCACGCAACGTGCCAATCCCGGATACCTGGGCCGTCGATGCTGAAGGCCAGCACACCACCGATCCTTTCGCCGTCAGCGGCCTGCTGCCGATCGCCGGCCCGAAAGGCTACGGTCTGATGATGATGGTCGATATTCTCTCCGGCATTCTGCTGGGCCTGCCGTTCGGCAAACACGTCAGTTCGATGTACCACGATCTCAGCGCGGGCCGCGAACTGGGGCAGCTGCATATCGTGCTGAATCCGGCCTATTTCACCAATGAAAGCAGCTTCCGTAAAAATATCAGCCAGGTGATGAAAGAGCTGAACGAAGTGAAACCGGCACCGGGCGTGGAAAAAGTCCTTTATCCCGGTCAGGGTAGCCATCTTCGCGAAATTGAAAGCGATCGTGACGGCATCGATATCGTTGATGAAATATATCAGTACCTGGTTTCAGATGATATTTATCAAAAATCGTACGATCACAAAGATCCCTTTGCCAGCTAA
- a CDS encoding acyl-CoA synthetase FdrA, with amino-acid sequence MVHAFIKKGSFQDSVSLMLISRKLSESPRVDEISVMMGTPANKSLLEATGFWHPQFNEATPNDICVAIKAGSDDETITAEIVEELEAALKAIAQGQQGGKRLLKARSWRTARQKLPDANLVLISIAGEYAGQLADQALDDGCNVMMFSDNVSVEQERALKTKASEKGLIVMGPDCGTANIAGAPLAFANVAPKGCIGIIGASGTGIQELTSQITLAGQGVSHAIGLGGRDLTADVGGISALSALRMLAADPQSKVLAFVSKPPADAVRARVIAEMKTLGKPVVALFLGAKAAQKQDGNITFAATLDEAARLAAMLGHVQQMAEQQPAVCGGKISGLYAGGTLAAECAMLLAERLGVEADSSHHQGSMLNADGHRIIDMGDDFYTQGKPHPMIDPSTRNQEIARLSQQTQVGVLLLDVVIGYGAQQDPAGSMAAEVKRLREKRGSAHPLAVIATVTGTEQDPQQRSAQIATLNEAGIAVMNSLPEAVELAGYLIAPQPAPSSEPVPALLKGVSVINAGLRSFAEDLQTNEISVVHYQWAPVAGGNQRLANILKKLK; translated from the coding sequence ATGGTCCATGCGTTTATTAAGAAAGGGAGTTTTCAGGATTCCGTCAGCCTGATGCTAATTTCCCGTAAGCTCAGCGAATCCCCACGGGTTGATGAAATATCGGTGATGATGGGGACGCCCGCCAACAAATCCCTGCTGGAAGCCACCGGTTTCTGGCATCCGCAGTTTAATGAAGCCACGCCGAACGACATTTGCGTCGCGATTAAAGCGGGATCCGACGACGAAACCATCACCGCGGAAATTGTGGAAGAGCTGGAAGCCGCCCTGAAGGCGATTGCTCAGGGCCAGCAGGGCGGTAAACGCCTGCTCAAGGCCCGCAGCTGGCGCACCGCGCGGCAAAAGCTGCCCGATGCTAACCTGGTGCTGATCTCAATTGCCGGGGAATATGCCGGACAGCTGGCCGATCAGGCGCTGGATGACGGCTGCAACGTGATGATGTTTTCCGACAACGTCAGCGTGGAGCAGGAACGCGCACTGAAAACCAAAGCCAGCGAGAAAGGGCTGATCGTGATGGGGCCGGACTGCGGCACCGCCAATATCGCCGGTGCGCCGCTGGCGTTTGCCAACGTCGCGCCGAAAGGCTGCATCGGGATTATTGGCGCATCGGGCACCGGTATCCAGGAACTGACATCACAAATCACCCTCGCGGGGCAGGGCGTGTCTCATGCTATCGGCCTCGGCGGCCGTGACTTAACTGCCGACGTGGGCGGCATTAGCGCCCTCAGCGCATTACGCATGCTGGCCGCCGATCCGCAAAGCAAGGTGCTGGCTTTCGTTTCCAAGCCCCCGGCGGACGCGGTGCGTGCGCGGGTGATTGCCGAAATGAAAACCCTTGGTAAGCCGGTCGTGGCGCTGTTCCTCGGGGCGAAAGCCGCACAGAAACAGGATGGCAATATTACCTTCGCCGCCACGCTGGACGAGGCCGCGCGCCTGGCCGCGATGCTGGGACACGTGCAGCAGATGGCCGAACAGCAGCCTGCGGTTTGCGGCGGCAAGATTTCCGGCCTGTACGCGGGCGGAACGCTGGCGGCAGAGTGCGCGATGCTGCTGGCCGAGCGTCTGGGCGTTGAAGCCGACAGCAGCCACCATCAGGGTTCGATGCTGAACGCCGATGGTCATCGCATCATTGATATGGGCGACGACTTCTACACCCAGGGCAAACCGCACCCGATGATCGATCCCTCAACCCGCAATCAGGAAATCGCCCGGCTGAGTCAGCAGACGCAGGTCGGCGTGCTGCTGCTGGACGTGGTGATCGGCTACGGCGCCCAGCAGGACCCGGCCGGATCGATGGCGGCGGAGGTTAAGCGCCTGCGCGAAAAACGCGGATCCGCCCATCCGCTGGCGGTGATCGCCACCGTGACCGGCACCGAGCAGGATCCGCAGCAGCGCTCCGCGCAGATTGCCACGCTGAATGAAGCGGGCATCGCGGTGATGAATTCGCTGCCGGAAGCGGTCGAGCTGGCCGGCTATCTGATCGCTCCGCAGCCTGCTCCATCATCCGAACCGGTTCCGGCGCTGCTGAAGGGGGTTTCCGTGATCAATGCGGGCCTGCGCAGCTTTGCCGAAGACCTGCAGACTAACGAAATTTCAGTGGTTCACTACCAGTGGGCTCCGGTTGCCGGCGGCAACCAACGTTTAGCTAACATACTGAAAAAATTAAAGTAA
- a CDS encoding DUF1116 domain-containing protein, whose product MYDSIEQANAAVIDRIREARPHWIDVDLAKKLVPELNQGRKVLHAGPPVTWQEMSGPVRGACIGACLFEEWASDEQQALALLENGEIEFIPCHNVSAVGPMGGITSAHMPMVVVKNHTHGNFAYCNLNEGIGKVMRFGAYGPDVQERHRWMRDSLTPVLKEVLATFADGIDLTALMAQAITMGDEFHQRNIAASALLMRQLAPKITLLDRDKAELGRAMHFLSITDQFFLNLAMAYCKAAMDAGAEIKQGTIVTVMTRNGKNFGVKISGMGDRWFTAPVNTPEGLFFSGYSQADANPDIGDSAITETFGIGGAAMVAAPGVTRFVGAAGGMTAATEISEEMAEIFLERNMMLQIPTWDFQGACLGLDARRVVETGITPLINTGIAHREAGVGQIGAGTVRAPLGCFEKAIEALAEELGITG is encoded by the coding sequence ATGTACGATTCTATTGAACAAGCCAACGCCGCGGTCATCGACCGTATTCGTGAAGCCCGTCCACACTGGATTGACGTTGATTTAGCGAAAAAACTCGTTCCTGAACTGAATCAGGGCAGGAAAGTGCTGCATGCCGGTCCTCCCGTGACCTGGCAGGAAATGAGCGGCCCGGTGCGCGGCGCCTGTATCGGAGCCTGCCTGTTTGAAGAGTGGGCCAGTGATGAACAGCAGGCGCTGGCGCTGCTGGAAAACGGCGAAATCGAATTTATCCCCTGCCACAACGTCAGTGCCGTGGGTCCAATGGGCGGCATCACCTCCGCCCACATGCCGATGGTGGTGGTGAAAAACCACACCCACGGCAACTTTGCTTACTGCAACCTGAACGAAGGCATCGGTAAAGTGATGCGCTTTGGTGCCTACGGGCCGGATGTGCAGGAGCGCCACCGCTGGATGCGCGACTCGCTGACTCCGGTACTGAAAGAAGTGCTGGCGACTTTTGCTGACGGTATCGATCTGACCGCCCTGATGGCCCAGGCGATCACTATGGGTGACGAGTTCCACCAGCGTAATATCGCCGCCTCCGCGCTGTTGATGCGCCAGCTGGCACCGAAAATCACCCTGCTGGATCGTGATAAAGCCGAGCTGGGCCGTGCCATGCACTTCCTCAGCATCACCGATCAGTTCTTCCTGAACCTGGCGATGGCCTACTGCAAGGCGGCGATGGATGCCGGTGCAGAGATCAAACAGGGCACCATCGTGACGGTGATGACCCGTAATGGCAAAAACTTCGGCGTGAAAATCAGCGGCATGGGCGATCGCTGGTTCACCGCCCCGGTGAATACCCCGGAAGGTCTGTTCTTCTCCGGCTACAGCCAGGCCGATGCGAACCCGGATATCGGCGACAGCGCCATTACCGAAACCTTTGGTATCGGCGGTGCGGCGATGGTTGCGGCTCCGGGCGTGACCCGCTTTGTCGGCGCGGCCGGCGGCATGACGGCGGCCACCGAAATCTCCGAAGAGATGGCGGAAATCTTCCTTGAGCGCAACATGATGCTGCAAATCCCGACCTGGGATTTCCAGGGTGCCTGTCTGGGCCTGGACGCGCGCCGCGTGGTCGAAACCGGCATCACGCCGCTGATCAACACCGGTATCGCCCACCGCGAAGCGGGCGTTGGCCAGATCGGCGCGGGTACGGTACGTGCGCCGCTGGGCTGCTTTGAAAAAGCGATTGAAGCGCTGGCTGAAGAGCTGGGCATCACCGGTTAA
- a CDS encoding DUF2877 domain-containing protein translates to MESSALAVSRHATEDFGPLRCVGHFRSAINLLTPGQHLLTLHREGRGLSPMGWEIADDDFDDFSDELAESPECELTPEGILLADICLCPPEDRTDLHLSLTGQIVFDPLAAALSSTAAETGLFGRLDRIVTTPLYAEVLQIQQQFRAWLQGERVDWSTVLGKGPGLTPGNDDTVLGMLLCAWFDRRIDVPRLPAFFAASQPLDELTTLVSLNYLRFAAEGIFATPVQQFARALSGTSDVSTAVGELLEVGHSSGADTLLGIWSGARIISGLF, encoded by the coding sequence ATGGAAAGTAGTGCGCTGGCCGTCAGCCGCCATGCCACAGAGGACTTCGGTCCGCTGCGCTGCGTGGGGCATTTCCGCAGTGCGATCAATCTCCTCACCCCGGGCCAGCATCTGCTGACGCTGCACCGCGAAGGGCGTGGCTTAAGTCCGATGGGCTGGGAAATCGCCGATGATGACTTTGACGATTTCTCCGATGAGCTGGCTGAGTCCCCTGAGTGTGAACTGACGCCTGAGGGGATCCTGCTGGCGGATATCTGCCTTTGCCCGCCGGAAGATCGCACCGATCTGCATCTGTCTCTGACGGGGCAGATCGTCTTCGATCCGCTGGCGGCCGCGCTGTCGTCAACGGCGGCTGAAACCGGGCTGTTCGGTCGCCTCGATCGCATCGTCACTACGCCTTTATACGCGGAAGTCCTGCAAATACAGCAGCAGTTTCGCGCGTGGCTGCAGGGTGAACGCGTTGACTGGAGCACCGTGTTGGGCAAAGGCCCGGGCCTGACGCCGGGCAACGACGACACGGTGCTGGGGATGCTGCTGTGTGCCTGGTTTGACCGGCGTATTGACGTTCCCCGGCTGCCCGCCTTTTTTGCTGCCAGCCAGCCGCTGGACGAGCTCACCACGCTGGTCAGCCTCAACTATCTGCGGTTTGCCGCAGAGGGGATTTTCGCCACGCCGGTGCAGCAGTTTGCCCGCGCACTGTCCGGCACGAGCGATGTGAGCACCGCCGTTGGCGAACTGCTGGAGGTGGGCCACTCTTCCGGCGCGGATACCCTGCTCGGGATCTGGTCCGGGGCCAGAATCATCAGCGGTCTTTTTTAA
- a CDS encoding carbamate kinase: METLVIALGGNALLQRGEVLSAENQYRSISLIADAVGKLAKKYRIAIVHGNGPQVGLLALQNLAYRDVPPYPLDILVAESQGMIGYMLAQQLSAYHPAQPVSTLLTRVLVDSNDPAYQQPSKFIGPVYQPSQQQELEQKYGWNMKLDGSYLRRVVPSPEPKKIIDIEAINLLMAKNHIVICNGGGGVPMVAEGDSLVGSEAVIDKDLASALLAEALDADHLVILTDADAVYEHWGTPKQRAIRSATTDELAPLAVNDGAMGPKIMAVSRFVQRSGKVAHIGALKDIDAVLAGTAGTLVTP, encoded by the coding sequence ATGGAAACGTTAGTTATTGCTCTGGGGGGCAACGCCCTGCTGCAGCGTGGTGAAGTGCTGTCCGCTGAGAACCAGTACCGCAGTATTTCTCTCATCGCCGATGCGGTTGGCAAGCTGGCGAAAAAGTACCGCATCGCTATCGTACACGGTAACGGTCCACAGGTCGGGCTGCTGGCATTGCAGAACCTCGCCTATCGCGACGTTCCGCCTTATCCGCTGGACATTCTGGTGGCGGAAAGCCAGGGAATGATCGGCTATATGCTGGCGCAGCAGCTGTCGGCGTATCATCCTGCGCAGCCGGTCTCCACGCTGCTGACCCGCGTGCTGGTGGACAGCAACGACCCGGCTTATCAGCAGCCGAGCAAGTTTATCGGCCCGGTATATCAGCCGTCGCAGCAGCAGGAACTGGAGCAGAAATACGGCTGGAACATGAAGCTGGACGGTAGCTATCTGCGCCGCGTGGTTCCGTCGCCGGAACCGAAGAAAATCATTGATATTGAAGCGATTAACCTGCTGATGGCGAAAAATCATATCGTCATCTGCAACGGCGGTGGCGGCGTGCCGATGGTAGCAGAGGGTGACAGCCTGGTGGGCAGCGAAGCGGTGATCGACAAAGATCTGGCCTCGGCGCTGCTGGCGGAAGCGCTGGATGCCGATCATCTGGTGATCCTCACCGACGCGGATGCGGTCTACGAACACTGGGGAACCCCGAAGCAGCGCGCTATCCGCTCTGCCACCACGGATGAACTGGCACCGCTGGCGGTTAACGACGGCGCGATGGGGCCCAAAATCATGGCGGTCAGCCGCTTTGTGCAGCGCAGCGGTAAAGTCGCGCATATCGGCGCACTCAAGGACATTGACGCGGTGCTGGCTGGAACGGCCGGGACGTTAGTGACCCCATAA
- a CDS encoding MFS transporter has protein sequence MQTKTERVPYWIKTVIIFFLGWVVIYAARSVLSPVMPQIETEFGLSKSQLGLISSLFFLAYTVLQVPAGMLGDRLGRKRILVSGFMLFTLFMASISISPSFLIFMLLWMLTGASQGVYYGPQYALSSEAIPKKWITLGSAVIGSGMSFGIALGYYLSSFMIERFHTTWKMPFVVMAVPVLIVALLMLVFIREKAPGAAEKMPAGSGNKSEFKFSDLFKNRNLLMAYITIFCSIYGFFVIITWLPYYLQKERGMDIVHAASIASIVPWISVLGTLICSYVSDKLGRRKPVVLCMLPFSLLAIFGIVYSSSEAALIGVLVLYDFIGKISLNPVLIALVADNAPRAALSTAFGLYNFFGMAASIFAPYVTGFIADSTGSLNAGFYFAAMITVVGFVAMLFVKEGKRV, from the coding sequence ATGCAAACTAAAACTGAACGGGTACCTTACTGGATCAAAACCGTCATTATCTTCTTCCTCGGCTGGGTGGTGATTTACGCCGCGCGCTCGGTACTCAGCCCGGTGATGCCGCAGATTGAAACCGAATTCGGCCTGTCAAAAAGCCAGCTGGGCTTAATCAGCAGTCTGTTCTTCCTCGCTTACACGGTCCTGCAGGTACCCGCCGGAATGCTCGGCGACAGGCTGGGCAGAAAGCGTATTCTGGTCAGCGGCTTTATGCTGTTTACGCTGTTTATGGCTTCTATCAGTATCTCACCCAGCTTCCTGATTTTTATGCTGCTGTGGATGCTGACCGGGGCGTCTCAGGGGGTCTATTACGGCCCGCAGTATGCGCTCTCTTCAGAAGCGATTCCCAAAAAATGGATTACGCTGGGCAGCGCGGTGATCGGCAGCGGCATGTCGTTCGGCATCGCGCTCGGTTACTACCTTTCCAGCTTTATGATCGAACGCTTCCACACCACGTGGAAGATGCCGTTCGTAGTGATGGCGGTACCGGTACTGATTGTCGCGCTGCTGATGCTGGTGTTCATCCGTGAAAAAGCGCCGGGCGCAGCAGAAAAAATGCCGGCCGGTAGCGGCAATAAAAGCGAGTTTAAATTCAGCGATCTGTTTAAAAACCGTAACCTGCTGATGGCTTACATCACTATCTTCTGCTCGATTTACGGCTTCTTTGTCATCATCACCTGGCTGCCTTACTACCTGCAAAAAGAGCGCGGGATGGATATCGTTCACGCCGCCAGTATTGCCTCTATCGTGCCGTGGATCTCGGTGCTGGGCACGCTGATTTGCAGCTACGTATCCGACAAGCTGGGCCGCCGCAAGCCGGTCGTACTGTGCATGCTGCCGTTCTCGCTGTTGGCGATTTTTGGCATCGTTTACTCTTCCAGTGAGGCGGCGCTGATCGGCGTGCTGGTGTTGTACGACTTTATTGGCAAAATCAGCCTTAACCCGGTACTGATTGCGCTGGTGGCCGATAACGCCCCGCGCGCGGCGCTGAGCACCGCCTTTGGCCTGTACAACTTCTTTGGCATGGCGGCATCGATTTTTGCCCCGTACGTCACCGGATTTATCGCCGACAGTACCGGATCGCTGAATGCGGGCTTCTACTTTGCTGCGATGATCACCGTGGTGGGGTTTGTGGCTATGCTGTTTGTGAAGGAAGGCAAGCGGGTTTAA
- a CDS encoding co-chaperone YbbN, producing MAPHAAIIEINETNLHQTLEQSMQVPVLFYFWSGRSQHCQQLTPLLERLAQEYAGQFILATLDCDAEPAVAQQFGLRSIPTVYLFQDGQPVDGFQGPQPEEAVRALLEKVLPKEEELKAQQAMALMDEGKAIDALPLLKDAWQLSNQRSEIGFLLAEVLIGLNRSDEAEAVLKVVPLQDQDSRYQGLIAQIDLLKQAADTPEIQQLQQQIAENPEDASLATQLAIQLHQVGRNEEALELLFVHLKKDLGAADGQARKILQEILAALGTGDALASKYRRQLYSLLY from the coding sequence ATGGCACCACACGCTGCGATTATTGAAATTAATGAAACTAACCTGCACCAGACGCTGGAACAGTCGATGCAGGTTCCCGTTCTGTTTTATTTCTGGTCCGGGCGCAGCCAGCACTGCCAGCAGCTCACGCCGCTGCTGGAGCGACTGGCGCAGGAGTATGCCGGTCAGTTTATTCTGGCAACGCTGGACTGTGATGCAGAGCCTGCCGTAGCCCAGCAGTTTGGTCTGCGTTCTATTCCCACCGTCTATCTGTTCCAGGACGGGCAGCCTGTCGATGGCTTCCAGGGGCCGCAGCCGGAAGAGGCCGTGCGTGCGCTGCTGGAGAAAGTGCTGCCGAAGGAAGAAGAGTTGAAGGCGCAGCAGGCGATGGCGCTGATGGACGAAGGGAAAGCTATCGACGCCCTGCCGCTGCTGAAAGATGCCTGGCAGCTGAGCAATCAGCGCAGCGAAATCGGTTTCCTGCTGGCTGAAGTGCTGATTGGTCTGAACCGCAGTGACGAAGCGGAAGCGGTACTGAAAGTGGTGCCGTTGCAGGATCAGGACAGCCGCTATCAGGGGCTGATTGCGCAGATCGATCTGCTGAAGCAGGCGGCGGATACCCCGGAAATTCAGCAGCTGCAGCAGCAGATCGCCGAGAATCCGGAAGACGCATCGCTGGCAACCCAGCTGGCGATCCAGCTGCATCAGGTTGGTCGCAACGAAGAGGCGCTGGAGCTGCTGTTCGTTCACCTGAAGAAAGATCTCGGCGCGGCGGACGGCCAGGCGCGTAAAATCCTGCAGGAAATCCTTGCGGCGCTCGGCACCGGCGATGCGCTGGCCAGCAAGTACCGCCGCCAGCTTTACTCTCTGCTTTATTGA
- a CDS encoding SDR family oxidoreductase: MQKSIVITGSSSGIGLVAASDLLRRGYHVIAACRKPQDVERMNTLGFSGVLLDLDDAESVERGAAEILTLCEGRLFGLFNNGGFGQYGPLQSVTRAQLERQFSTNLFGTHQLTMLLLPALIASGAGRIINTSSVLGLISTPGRGAYAASKYALEAWSDALRMELHSSGVRISLIEPGPISTRFTDNVSQAQQDKPVKNPGIAARFTLPPEAILPKLHHALESRHPRLRYPVTLVTWVMTLLRRLLPGRVLDWFLRQN; encoded by the coding sequence ATGCAAAAATCAATCGTAATAACCGGCAGCTCCAGCGGAATTGGTCTGGTGGCCGCCAGCGATCTGCTGCGGCGCGGCTACCACGTGATTGCCGCCTGCCGTAAACCGCAGGACGTGGAGCGCATGAACACGCTGGGATTCAGCGGCGTGCTGCTCGATCTGGACGATGCGGAAAGCGTGGAGCGCGGCGCGGCGGAGATCCTCACGCTCTGTGAGGGCAGACTGTTCGGGCTGTTTAACAACGGCGGCTTTGGCCAGTACGGTCCGCTGCAGTCGGTGACCCGCGCCCAGCTGGAACGGCAGTTTTCCACTAATCTGTTCGGCACCCACCAGCTGACGATGCTGCTGCTGCCCGCGCTGATCGCCAGCGGCGCCGGACGAATTATCAATACCAGTTCGGTACTGGGGCTGATCTCCACGCCGGGGCGCGGTGCCTACGCCGCCAGTAAATACGCGCTGGAGGCCTGGTCGGATGCGCTGCGTATGGAGCTGCACAGCAGCGGCGTGCGGATCAGCCTGATTGAACCGGGGCCAATCAGTACGCGGTTTACCGATAACGTCAGCCAGGCGCAGCAGGATAAGCCGGTGAAAAACCCCGGTATTGCCGCCCGTTTTACCCTGCCGCCGGAGGCAATTTTGCCGAAGCTGCACCACGCGCTGGAAAGCAGACATCCGCGCTTGCGCTATCCGGTCACGCTGGTGACCTGGGTCATGACGCTGCTGCGACGGCTGCTGCCGGGCCGGGTACTGGACTGGTTTTTACGGCAGAATTAA
- the tesA gene encoding multifunctional acyl-CoA thioesterase I/protease I/lysophospholipase L1, which produces MNFKNVFRWHYPFLLLLALMTLRATAADTLLVLGDSLSAGYRMSASAAWPALLNDKWQKSPAIVNGSISGDTAAQGVARLPALLKQHQPRWVLIELGGNDGLRGFPPAQLKQELDSAIQQVKAAGAQPLLMQVRLPANYGRRYTESFAAIYPQLAERNSIPLVPFFMEQVYLKPEWMQDDGIHPAPAAQSFIADLMAKQLAPLVNHE; this is translated from the coding sequence ATGAACTTCAAGAATGTTTTCCGCTGGCATTACCCTTTCCTGTTGCTGTTGGCTTTGATGACGCTGCGCGCGACGGCGGCGGATACGCTGCTGGTGCTGGGCGACAGCCTCAGCGCCGGGTACCGCATGTCCGCCAGTGCCGCATGGCCTGCGTTGCTCAATGATAAATGGCAAAAATCACCCGCTATCGTTAACGGTAGCATAAGCGGCGATACCGCGGCCCAGGGCGTGGCGCGCCTGCCCGCCCTGCTGAAACAGCATCAGCCGCGCTGGGTGCTGATTGAACTGGGCGGCAATGACGGCCTGCGCGGCTTTCCGCCTGCACAGCTGAAGCAGGAGCTGGACAGCGCAATTCAGCAGGTTAAAGCCGCCGGTGCGCAGCCGCTGCTGATGCAGGTTCGCCTGCCCGCTAACTATGGTCGCCGCTATACTGAATCCTTTGCTGCTATCTATCCGCAGCTGGCGGAACGCAATAGCATTCCGCTGGTGCCGTTCTTTATGGAGCAGGTGTATCTGAAACCGGAGTGGATGCAGGATGACGGGATTCATCCGGCCCCTGCCGCGCAGTCGTTTATTGCCGATTTAATGGCAAAACAGCTGGCTCCTTTAGTTAACCATGAGTAA